From the Armatimonadota bacterium genome, the window GGCTTCCATCGCAAATGTCTGTCCCCATCCACGTGTAGTGCGGCGACGCGAGCGAGGCGCACCAGATTCTGACGCACCTCGTGGTGCAAGGCGTTCTCCGCCTTCTTTTGCAACGACACCCCGCTGGTAAGCGATACCACAACTATCGATACTACCACCGCCGTCGCGGTAACAGACGGCTTAGTAAACCAGCTGGTGACCGATTTCATAGAGACCCGTTTTTTCTCCTATCTCTGGAATTATCGGCAAGGGGGTAGTATTTCACGAGGGCGTGTCCATGATATCGCTCCGACCATGTGGCACGTGCGCCAGTTACCGGCAGAAAAGGACGGGGCGTGCGGATGAAGCACTAGAGGCAAGACCAGTCATAGAAGAAGGCAATCTCTCCTTTTCCTAATTGGGAAGGAGCATCAAAGGAGCATGACACGTGCGCAACGAACTTTTACCTCATCAAGGGCGACGAGGTGGTGTGTATGCGTAAAGCGAAATGGTGGCGAACGGTATTGACGATTGGTGCGTGCGCTGTCGGCGTCGGTTTTCTGGTTCGGACGGTTCTCTGTAATCTGCAACCACCGGTCAAGAAACAAACGGTGATGGTGCCGATGCGCGACGGCGTGCGCCTGGCGACCGACATCTACTTCCCCGAAGGCGACGGACCCTTCCCCGTTATTCTTCTGCGTTCCCCGTACGACCGCAAACTGGGTGAGGGCATCGCGCAAGACGCGGCGCGGCGGGGCTATGTGATGGTGATCCAGAACACGCGCGGGCGGTTCGGCTCGGAAGGGGAGAACCTGCCCTTCGAAACCGACGGCTGGGGCAAGCTACGCGACGGCGAGGACACTGTAGAGTGGATTGCCCGACAGCCCTGGTGCAACGGCAAAATCGGCACATGGGGTGGCTCTGCATTAGGCATCACGCAGTACCTGCTGGCGGGTACGGGCACGAAAAAGATTACTGCTCAACACATCACCGTCGGCGCACCGAACCCGTACAATGGCGTAGTATACTGGGGAGGGGTATTCCGCAAGGCGATGATTGAGGACTGGTTGCGTATCAGCGCGTTCAGCCCCGACGCGCTCAAAATCTGGACATCCCATCCCACCTATGATGCCTACTGGCGCGAACGCGACATGACCACCCGCTATCGCTTCGCCAATGCGCCCGCCATCCATATCGGCGGATGGTACGACATCTTCGCGCAGGGGACGATAGACGCCTTCGTGGGGATGCAAACACGAGGTGCACCTGGCGCGCGCGGCAAGCAGAAGCTGGTGATGGGACCGTGGACGCACGGCGTGTTTCAGGAGAAAGCGGGCGAGCTGACCTTTCCCAACGCTAAGACCCCCCCTATCACCGCGCACGACATCTGGAAATGGTTCGACCACTACCTCAAAGGCGTGGACAACGGCGTAGACCGCGAGCCGGCGGTGACCTACTACGTGATGGGCGATGTGACCGACCGCAACGCCCCTGGCAACGAGTGGCGCACCGCCGACAGGTGGCCCCCTGTTCCTGCTACACCAACCCCTTTCTACCTGCACTCGGATCGCTCTCTATCCACGCAAAAGCCTGAGGGAGGCGGCACGCTCAGTTACACTTACGACCCCCAAAACCCTGTACCGACGGTGGGCGGACCGCGCCTCACCCTGCCCGCTGGGGCGATGGACCAGCGCAAGATAGAGAGCCGTCCCGACGTACTGGTGTTCACCAGCGAGCCACTGCGCGAGCCGATGGAGGTTACAGGCAGGGTGAGGGTGATACTGTGGGCGTCCAGCGACGCACCCGATACCGATTTTGTGGCGAAGCTGTGTGACGTGTATCCCGATGGACGCTCTATCAACATCTGCGAGGGCATCCTGCGCGCCCGTTTCCGAGAAGGTTTCTCCAGAGAGAAACTGATGAAGCCGGGCACCCCCTACCGCTTCGAGATAGACCTGTGGAGCACCAGTATCATATTCAATAAAGGGCACCGCATTCGGCTGCACATCACCTCCAGTAACGCGCCCGCCTTTGACCCCAACCCGAACACCGGCGAACCCTTCCGCGCCAGCGAGCGCACCCGCCCGGCGCACAACACGATATATATGGACGCCAAACGCCCGAGCCACATCCTGCTGCCGGTGGTGCGGAAGTAAGTCAAAACATCGGCAGGCATTGCAGCCGAACTTCCCAGCGCCTCGTGCCGCGCTGTAGAAGCACGCGCTTGAACGTGCCCTCTTCGCCCGCCAGCCATTTCTGCACTTCGGAGGGGGACACGCCTCTGGTGGAACGCCCATCCACTGCCAGCACCTCGTCGCCGCGCTCGATACCTGCTTCCCACGCAGAGGAAAGTGGAGTTACCCCAGCCACCTTCACGCCTTCCCCTGTCAGGTCCAGCACGATGCCTACTGTGGCGGCGTCATCCAGCGACGCGGGCCCGGGCATTCGCTGTAATACCACCGTGCGCATCGGATAATCGATGGTTAGTCGGAAGTGGCGCAGCAGGTTATTACCCAGTAAGCCAAAGCCTGCCTCCGAGAGTATCTGCACCGGTGCGCCACGAGGATCTGGCGAAGAGAACATCAACGTCACATCCCTGAGGGTCTCGTTGGCGAGTTTGACCGAACCGGCGCGTGCCGCCCGCGGGACGTTCCCTGCACCTCCCACTCCCAGCGTCAGCCCTAACGACGCCGCTCGCC encodes:
- a CDS encoding antibiotic hydrolase, with amino-acid sequence MRKAKWWRTVLTIGACAVGVGFLVRTVLCNLQPPVKKQTVMVPMRDGVRLATDIYFPEGDGPFPVILLRSPYDRKLGEGIAQDAARRGYVMVIQNTRGRFGSEGENLPFETDGWGKLRDGEDTVEWIARQPWCNGKIGTWGGSALGITQYLLAGTGTKKITAQHITVGAPNPYNGVVYWGGVFRKAMIEDWLRISAFSPDALKIWTSHPTYDAYWRERDMTTRYRFANAPAIHIGGWYDIFAQGTIDAFVGMQTRGAPGARGKQKLVMGPWTHGVFQEKAGELTFPNAKTPPITAHDIWKWFDHYLKGVDNGVDREPAVTYYVMGDVTDRNAPGNEWRTADRWPPVPATPTPFYLHSDRSLSTQKPEGGGTLSYTYDPQNPVPTVGGPRLTLPAGAMDQRKIESRPDVLVFTSEPLREPMEVTGRVRVILWASSDAPDTDFVAKLCDVYPDGRSINICEGILRARFREGFSREKLMKPGTPYRFEIDLWSTSIIFNKGHRIRLHITSSNAPAFDPNPNTGEPFRASERTRPAHNTIYMDAKRPSHILLPVVRK